In the Arachis hypogaea cultivar Tifrunner chromosome 20, arahy.Tifrunner.gnm2.J5K5, whole genome shotgun sequence genome, TCAACTGAGATAATAATTAAAGAATTTGTTACTCATGTCCGTACAAAATAGTCTAATAAAAAACATTAACCAATTTATGTTGATATAATGATTAGTTCATACTAATATTTTTACTCGTAATACTATTACaagaatataaatcttttaaaattatataagttCTGGTATTATAAATTatgacacaaaaaatttataacattAAACAACTTTTATAAAATGGTCGTAAGGGGAAAAAGTCCCTGTCGGCTAAAAAGACCAGAgtcttaaacaaaattaaataataaattttttagttattattttcaaatgaaagagtttaattttttcacttaattttaacattcgttatctaaaatttaaaagaatttaacatgtatatttttttatttgattaggtattaaatttattgcacaaatagaaataattaatttttatgtttgttatttaaaagtaatatttttttatatatataaaaatataattagatattaacataaaaaatttatattgatagttataaaattaactcatttttttaaaaacaattgaatcttgattctaacttttaatcacaacattaataatttttttaaattatatgtaataaatatttaaaaaaaagaagtgaaaatatatattaaaaagataagcagtacaaatttaaaattaaataaaaaatatgtatataataatattttttatttaaattatattatgttgttaattttattttttgtagaacataaaggtagagaaaaatagagaaggagagaaaagagagggaaagataaagaagaagaatgagagtgagggtttattaattttggaagctaagaaaattttttattttaattagaatgAAAATATCtggtgacatattttgatttgtcaaattactaatataaaatatgaattataaattatatatagaatgagaatgatagagagaaatagaaaaaaagagagaggtagataagaaaatataagaaggATGTTTActaattttagaggaaaatagtTTTTCTAAATCTTAATAAGAGAGTGTTATGTGAgacattttaattattaaattatttttttttaccaaagataggagactcgaccccgcaacctcttaattaagtatagggagactatgccatttgagctataacttattagcaattattaaattagttagtaatatacaAATATAGGAAAAGTATAGAGTACCAATATATTATCTACCAACTTATTTCCAACAATAATTAatcattatattttaaacacatatataaaaagacacatctagaaaatatatctataaagacatttctattaaacacagctataaaaagatatttttattagacacatctacaaagacacaaagacacttccattaagaacagttataaataagagttggcaaaaGTTGGCAGAAATGTTGTTGGTAATGTAGCTgaattgatatataatatataatatagttatacttcaattttagtattttaattttaattttactttaatttaaatacaattagagaatattatattgtatattttgattgttaaattgataattagtcattaataatgatatataagacaAAGTTTCATAATGAAGTAATGTTACCTGAGCTGGAAAACGAAGAGCCATGGAGAAAAGGGAGTCAGAGCCAGAACCAGCAGCATAGAAGGAAGCATTACCAGTGGGGTTGAAACTGGCACCTCCAAAGGCATTGCAAATAGTATTGAATATAGAGAAAAATGTGAAGAACACTAAAGTTGTTACCATCATAGCAGGGTAATCAACACCACCATGTGATAGGTGATGAAGATCAACCATTTTTGTTATATAACTTGTCATCATCCCAAACGTCGCTGATATGAATACCCACATACATGTCACCGTTGCATCTGCAATCGCTACCTTTATTGCATTcaccatcttttcttttttttttttttttaatcttttcagATTATTCTCCTTTTTGCATCAATTCAGAGTTTGAAacaatttttgttttgttttggatGATATTGTGTGTGATTGGGTTACCAAAAATTGTGCCGAAATAAGCTCTTTGATTTGGATGTTGTTATTTAGAGTCAAAGGCTTTTTATGTAAATTATTAGAAAGCACCAATGTTTTAAGTGActtgattgtttgtttgtttcTATGAAACACGAACATATTGTGGATGTCTATTGTATAGAactgtgttttaataaaaaataatttttttacggATACGTTTAGACATACTAAATATCATCACGTATTAATGTGtttaatcttattcttaacatgtatttatgaaataaatttagaaatattatatattattatttattaaaataaaaaataatttaaatattttatataattaaaataagatattaaaaataattaaaaattaatttatattttaatatcaataaaatatcaaaatatcattacaatttatctaaatgatattttatattttacatatattaatgTTTTcgtatcttataaaattttaaaacttacgtGTCGATGTATCCCGTGTCTGAGCATTATAGGTTTGTTTATTTTTCACTATTAATTACTtgctttatttttcattttacttattattatagACCAAGAGAATGAAATAATCTTCTATTAGTTAATaactaatatataattaatttaggtTGGTCCAGTGATAATTTATTTgtctatttaattaaatattgaaagtttgaattttattttgtgcatgcagtaattcaataattaacgataaatttttaaatgtaaCTTAGATTTATGACAGATCAATTCTTAATTTGTCGAAGTAAAAAATATGGTCAGACAAAAAATTAAGATTAGTAAAAGATAACAAATTATTTATTCCATAGAATTTTATCAAACATAGTGGATAATAGGAAATTATTTCACATTCCCATGCTACTTAGAATGACACGTTGGCAAACCATAATCGTTGACCAATAAGAAAATAtatttgtttttgttgaaaaaaagGGGAATAATAATTTTGAATAGTTCAAACTATATATTTTATGTAATGTACGTGTACCTACTAGAATTTTTGTTAGCGCACATCTCTTGCAAAGAATAAATAATGGCCATGTATGAGAATTCCTCTTCCGTAGAAATCGAACTCAAATTTTATAGACAAGAATAATAATGTAAAGAGAAACATTATTTTCTTTCTAGCATTTCTTGTATTTTTGTTATCTGATGATTGTTACTTGAAGCATGCATGAATTTGCCTATGAATCTTAGCATATTCCATGATATTGTGTAACCAAGACTATGATTTGATATAATAAGCAATCTCTTAGTTGAATTCCAATTTAATTTGCAAATACATGCATGCATGGCTCACCAAAGGAACAATGAAGTCATAAGATTAGAGCGTGAATCTGTCATTCCTATTCTTAAACCAAGACTTATATTGACATTGGCCAATCTTATTAGTaagttttcttttcatttctacttcttgcttttgcttttggtaATAACAAAAAGAGGAAGTATAGAGAGCCAATggagtatttgtacaatgtgtataataggGGTTTAGAGATGTTCGATTCAGTAgaatatcagatgtttattatttCTGTAcctggatggttattctggatagtatggaTGTATTGCgtttgagaaattagtagtattttatctggatgttcattttttaactcatattggaccaaataaatagcccattgtacacattgtacaaatactccATTGGCTCCTTAGCGGAATTCATAACAAAAATTTTGAATCGAATCGAACCGATCACCAAACAAATTCGATTCAGATAAAAAACCGGTTAGTAATGAAcggataaaaaaattagttaattggTTGAACTAATTTTATACTAGTTAATCgatttaaaataatagaatagaaaaaaattatttttatctaaagaaatatattattttattatattcaattcaattccGGTTGAGTTTCGAttgaatctttaaattttttaaccgaTTCAATTACCAGACACTATTCTTAGAATCTTTCTAATTTATTAGCAACTTTTTTGTTAAAACTAATTTTTGTATCAACTTGAGTTCTTAAAACATTCCAAAATAGTGTTAAGTGGTAGTTTGAGTTGCTAACATAGTTGACACAATGAGTAGAACATGGTTCGGACCGAGCTGAATTTCTGAAGCTGTGTAAGAGAATAGAGTATACAATTCGAGCATGGTATCATCTGCAGTTTGAGGATATGatggtactcattcttttttaattttaccttacCAAAAACATTATGGAAACTAATTCATTTCTTTTTGGGCTCACAGCAACTCTATGCTCTTTTTGATCCTGTATATGGGGCTTCCAAATTAGAGCAACAAAAATTATCCAATGAAGAAATTGATCAACTTGaacagaattttttgaaattcCTCTTTCaggtattttaatttaatataataaaataatatatttatgtataaaatatataaattttgtaaaaagattaattttttgtgatttattattttaaatcggttaattattaaaaaacgcACCAATTTAATTAGTTAATCAATTTTTGACTGATTTACTATCAagcgatttttattttaaaccaaACTGATTTAGACATTTAGTAATCGAATAAGACCGAACCAATCAATTCGATTTAGTTCTGAGAATCATGATATAAACAAGATAGAAATATTTGTGAATGATTAATACAGGTTATGGAAAAGAGCAACTTCAAGATTGCGACTGATGAAGAGATTGATGTAGCTCTTTCAGGCCAATATCTTTTAAATCTTCCCATTACCGTTGATGAATCTAAGGTTTGCaattattcttatatatatatatattttttttttaagtcataatattATACAATATTTGATATGCTTGATTGTTTAAGTagcaaataacattttttttttattgaatgtaGCTTGATAAGAAACTTTTGAGAAAATATTTCGAAAGACATCCTCGTGACAACCTTCCAGATTTTTCTGATAAGGTATAATTTAAATCTAATAGTAGTATATATTAGTTATAAAGTAGTTTCATTATGTTATTCGTTTATGCAAgatgttattatttttgttgtaaaatatACTGAACTGAATTATGTCTCGTTATTATGTTCAGTTTAAAATAAACATAGACACTAAAAGgtgaatttagaatttaaaaaattaaataagaatattttttaaaagaatattatcaaaattttagtttttgtcCTTAAAAATTTCACTCCCATTTCTATTTTCTAAAAATactgaataaattaaaattttgtattttaaaattaaaaattcagtttCAGTATCTGATTACTAaatacaatatttaaatttcaatctCTTAATTTCAGTATCTGAAAACAAACTATACCTAAGTtttttttggatatatatattaaattaaaagatctacAATAGCAATCAAAATTattgtcctttttttttctttttcaagtttctgagttatttataaaaatgaATAACTAACACTTGGTACTATTTTAGTATGTTATCTTTAGACGTGGAATTGGAATCGATCGCACAATTGATTTCTTTATAATGGAGAAAGTGGATATGCTCATTGCTAGATTTTGGGCCTATTTATTGAGAAAAACCAGGCAAGGAATTATTCCACCAtcagtttatttattaattaattagaccAAACATGATCCATTTAGCAAAGTCTTGATTACTATTAAGTTTAAGGCTtctgctacgttaccaacagcatttCTGCTCATTTCTGtcaattcttatttattattatatttaatggaagtgtcttgtagatgtgtctaataaaaatatattttttatggctatgtttaatagaagtgtctttatagatatattttttggatgtgtctctttatatatgtgtttacaATATAATAATTAAGAGTCCCGCTAGGAAGACAATGACTTAtttgtacaatgtatacaatgaacatccccatactatctagaataaccatccgagtactagggataataaacatcttcccaaaaacTTAAACTGATTTTTGtattcaccaaggatcgaactcttgaccttttggatctagaactctaatacaaTGTCATGATACTACTCATCTCAAAAGCTTCAACTGATgggaaaaggtaacactaatggttatatctctaatactctctaaacttccataaaaaatattctattggctcctcatacttttccaatcatataaacataattaacttttctcataaaaaaaattctttaaagaaaaaaaaaattcatctcatcttcatatgtgaagttaatatttaaaaattcatctGATCTTCATGTATGGGTATTTATTATGTTGATAAAGTTTTGTGACATATATATGGTGAATGCATGCATGCAGGTTGGAAAAGATTTTCTTAAAAAGGTTTAAAAGACATCATAAGAATGCTCAAAAGAATAATGACGACACAGACACAGAAGATTATCAAGAAGACGCATATGAACGAATACGCCTTGAAAATATGCCTTTGAGGTATTACTAAGAAATGTAATCCATTTCAACATCCCAAAATGCCCAATTTTATGCTTAATATTTTGATTGTCTTGTCTAAATTATTTGCTACAATTTACAGTTTTGGCAATTTGTTAAACAAGACCAAAATCCAAGAACCTACATTCGAAAGAATAATTGTTATCTACAGGTATTACTACCATATGTCTCTAGTCTCAATTGTGCTAATATTTTATGAGAAACTATTCTATCTTTAAATAAAAAGAATGATCATTAAAAACTAAAACCTTTTTGTTAATATACATAGAAATAATCAAGATTAgcccaaaaaaatatatatcgttTAGTATATAATAACTATTGTTTAGTATATACCAATCTTCAATTAATTGTAATATATTGAAGTGTAATTAGAAACAATAATTGTTTATTTAGGCAAGCAAGTTCAAAGTCGAAAATAGACCGAGGAATATTTGTAAAGCATTTCAGAAGCATTCCAATGGCTGATTTGGAATTAGTTCTTGTGAGTTAccttattataatatatatgaaGCTTTAATTTCTGAAAGTATTATTTCAATTGTATCGTTACCTAAAAACTTTTGTGCTTGATAGCCAGAAAAAAAGAATCCAGGTTTGACACCAATGGATTGGGTCAAGTTTATTGTTTCTGCTGTTCTTGGCCTGGTTAGTATTATCATTAGATTAtttgtgattaaaaaatattatgtatatatatgcatattGATCACctatttttcaattaaatactTTGCCACTAGaataattaagtaaaataatcaaacttgaaattttttagtagtataataaaaagttatgagatgttaaatatgtatttatattccgAATAATAATTAGTGACAGATTTTTTTTTAGGTTACTGTAGTTAGTACACTTGAAACGAGCACAACTGATTGGAAAGTCATTGGAGTTGTTCTCTCCACATTAATTGGTTATTGTGCTAAGACATATTTCAcgtaagtattttaattaaattttattaaataatttagtaaaatatATCAAATCATAAAACAATTCTGACGGTTTAGTTAACGTTGCTATTTATATTTTACTTGAAATAGGTTCCAACAAAATTTGGTTGTGTACCAAAATTTGATTACAAAGTCAATGTATGACAAACAACTTGATAGTGGAAAGGCTACACTTCTCCATTTATGTGACGACGTAATTCAACAAGAAGTGAGTGAAAAAAATATACAGAGTAAagcgataaataaatttttgagaaaaggataaattaatttctaattttttggtTTGTAGATGTTTAAGTTTTTGAATATTTGAAAATACAGTTAAATTttgtatcttttcaaaatttggacACATCGATCCCTAGATCTAATTTGTTTCATTTTAAAAACTCTCCTACGTGTGTATCTTTATCGACCAAATTAGTTTAATGGAAGCCACGTTTGATTTTTTCGCTGAGTCTAACAGACCTAAATGAACAGAAGGATCGATTTGTCAAGATTTTAAGAAGGTTATTTgtttaaatgtattttcaaattctcAGGGATTTAAATATTCACGAACTAAAATGTTAATTATCTATTTGTCCTTTTGTCTAAATctttaaagatttaaattttagaccgactaaaaaaaatatatcaataaagTTCTCTAGAATAACAAATGTGGATAAGTTAGTTCAAATTAAAACTTTCTACCATAATTATATAAAGCTAATTTAAAGATAGTGTGTCCACATCTGTTGTTCTAAaggattttattgatttttttttcttctttaagaGTTTATTTATCACTTTACTCAAATATATATCATGAGATGTTTTATTAATTGTTACATGTATCTTAAAAGATGCAAATCTTAAATGTTTATTTGCAGGTTAAGGAGGTAATAATTTCATTCTTTATTCTTATGGAACAAGGAAAAGCTTCAAGagaggtatttaatatttatacaacAATATTAATTGAGGAATTTTGTGTGTTTCATTTCCCTTATTTATTGCAaactttaatttgtgtttttataatatttaaaaacaaagaGGGTGTTGCTAATGCTACTTATAAATTTGTATGGCAAATTGATTCAGTGTCTTGATAATTGGTGTGAGGAATTGATTCGGGAAGAGTTTGGGGAAACTTGTAACTTTGATGTGGATGATgcaattcaaaaattagaaaagcTAGGAATTGTTACCCAGGTCAGATTTAATTTCCTCTATATTAAGCTAATGTtactaaaattaaagtaatatttttttaatatttaaaaatacttttaatttaaaaaaaattatttttaataatttagcaACCATAATAATCACCACTTTAAACTCCATCTTATATTAACTTAGTcacttcaaaaattttataatactttaGAAACCAATAACTTGATTTTGaaactatatataaaataatattttttatttaacaatttttaatttaaaaataaaaaaaattataaaaattaaaaatataattttaataacatttttaagTATTACTTAAATTGTTTAGCTGCTATGGCCATAGGTATACTCTACCTTTTTTTTGgtgagttattttttttaactctaTATAGATATAATTACCTTTGttgatttgagtttttttttttttttttttttttgaaatataggaCGTGATTGGTAGGTATATATGTGTTGGGCTGAAACGAGCAAATGAAATCATTGGAACCACCACCGAGGAACTTGTCCTTAAGGCAAAACAAGGAACCATTAATCCTAACTCTAACTCTAATTCTTGATGATGCTGTTTTCAACTATTTTTCAAACTTATGCGATATGTCAATATGTATGTAAATTCTACATGAATATAATTTTATCATACTATGCCACTAACATGAATGTGTGCAAACATTTCGAATACTCAAGTTTAGTTGCATAGTTATATGAGATACATCGTTGTTTGAGAGGAAATTATTGTTTGTTAAATTATGTATGTGTTAACAATTCTGCTAAGTGAACAAAATTTGAGATACGGATAACGTAAATAATGGGTTGCATTTTAGGTTCATTGACCATTTAAATTaagaattatatttaattaattcaaaatttgatttttaaaattaaaattaactttttttaacataattaattcaaaaacattgttccaattttttttcaattgtttttcttagctaccaattttttttctcttgcaAATCACACATTTATAATAAGAGTGATAAACGAGCTAAATCCTACCTCCTTAATTACATGATCTAAGAATACAAATTTGCTTCATCTAATGACGACTTGATATGCTACAGTgtgattttgttttttaaaaaccCAATCCAAATATTTAATACTCGTCAACGCAATAGTGATGAGGTGAGGTGAGACCTCACAAGCATGAGTAAACGAAAACAATTAGATAAAGAAGGGGACATAGATATTTTAGGACTCAAGTAAGAAAATGCATGACAAGAGAGCCTAATAGAAAAAAGGAGcctaaaaaataattgattgaatttttttttgggtagtaatttaaaatatttagaatgaaaagaataaaaaaatatttagaaataaatagacaaatttttttatttaaattaaaaaaaaatattcactgatttaaataaatgtataagtatttattaaattatatttagagTCATATCTCAGATACCATAGGAGAAACTGAAAAACAAACGTATCTCGAATGTAATGATTCCGTTTTGTGATACGAGACGCGCTGGTCATATTTCGGATGCACtcgaaatataaatattatatataaatatacgtatgatttagtttatttttcatGTGTATTTATGTTCtaatatgtataattttataaaatccaaaataaacttAAACTtaaaactaacattaaatattttcttaatttacaTTAAAGATTGTAACATAAATTTTGTATGctacattgattattattgatagGAGAGGCTCCCTTAATTTATTTCGTTTTACTCTATAATGTTTGACTATCAGATCCTTTTCCTATCCGTATTAAattgtttgtttttgttatttttggaATTAATATTTGggtattaaaaatacttttttcatgaaattttataacaaaataaaataaaataatatttagttaATATGTGTTTAGGAATATACGTTAAAACCAAATTATTTAgctctttaaaaatataattatactacgtgtatattaaaattaattattataaatatataaaattatacatattaaaatataaatatatataaaaataaattaaatcatacatatatttatttatttaagcaaGGCTTAATAGTTTAAATATCGTATATATAACAACTCATTagacatttttaaataaaattcaaatatgcGACTAATTAGTTTTTAACCTGGGCGGGTCGAGATATATGGCAAcccaaaaaaaaatgcaaagtaaAATTGGCCCAGATATGGTTTCCTTGTTGCCTGCATTAAGCTGCAAGCCTCCAACGCTAGTTGTTATGAATAGAATTTGTTGTTGAATGCCAGAAAAACCCAGAAACCACTCTGAATAACATGTTTCCGGCGGTTTTCACTGTTCTTACGCCCTCTAATCTCTCTGCTTTCATCCCAATCAACACAAGACTCTCAATCTTCTCAAAACCAAATTCCAAACTCTCTCTCCTTCCCAGGGTCAGTAGTAACGGTCCTGATTCCACCTCACAACACTCTTCATCCCTTTCAGTATGTTCAAATTCCCTCTCtcgtttcttttctctttttattgtGATATATGTTTATTAGAACCTTATAGCTAAGTGTCACACTTTTGAAGGCCATGCTGTTTCATTCAAAGTTGTTATGTTTGAACAATTTAGTGCCAATATGCTTTGCTAGTTGGTGATACCAGGaaatattattcaaaatttaGGGTTTTTGATTTTGATACATAGATTGTTTGTCCCTTGAAGTAGTAAAACTTTGGTAGTGAGTGTGCATAATATAAATTCAATATAGACAGCTATTCATTTGATGTAATACTTACTTTTGATAGAAGAAGAAATCTGTTAAGAAACAAGAAGATTACAAGATAAGAGGACAAAATTTCTTCTTTCCATCGGTTAGCTAGAAGGAGAAATTTATATGGATAATTGTGTTATTATTTACTTGTCTTgatgtttttcttttattaaaaaaaaaaggtaactCAGATAAAAATTATTGAGAAAAATAATGTAGTTCAATCTCTATGCACATCTGATATGTGAAACCGTAACCCTCTTAAGAATACAATGATTTGAGCACAGAAGTAAAGACAAAGTCCTGTCTCCACAATGCACCTTGAGAAATGCAAGCAGTTCTTTCCTGCTATGTGGACTCAGAATTGCAGAAACTACACAACTTTACAGAACCCTGAACATTTTCCTTCTCCAAAATTGTTCAAATGTTATAGTTAACATTTCAGTGATAATGAGTACTTGAATTTTGTTTCAGGGTATTGATGCAGTAGAGAGCACGTCTTCTGGCCTTGGTGATGGTTATGTGGCCTTATTTGTCCGTATGTTAGGCCTAGATCATGATCCTCTGGATAGAGAGCAAGCTATAATTGCTCTCTGGAAATATTCACTTGGTGGAAAGAAGTGTATTGACACTATAATGCAATTTCCTGGTTGTATTAATCTTATTGCAAACCTCCTTAGATCAGAGTCTAGTGCAACATGTGAGGCAGCTGCAGGTCTTTTGCGATCAATATCTTCAGTCAATCTATATAGGAATGCTGTAGCAGATAGTGGAGCAGTAGAAGAGATAAATAGATTGTTGAGGCAATTGTCCTTGGCCACTGAGGTATGTGACCTCTTATTCTGTAAATTTAATTCATATTCACATATTTCACTGGTGTTCAAAATTGAGAATCTTTTGTATTCATTTTTGGCAGGTGAAGGAGCAGAGTATGGGTACACTCTGGAATTTATCTGTTGATGAGAATCTCTGCAGGAGAATGGCAAAGAGTGACATTCTACCATTATCTATTAAATACCTTGATGATGAGGATATGAAAGTAAAGGAAGCTGCAGGAGGCATTTTGGCAAATTTAGCATTGAACCGCAATAATCATGACGCGATGGTTGAATCAGGTGTTATACCAAAATTGGTGAGGATTCCTTTGTGTTTATTGGAACGCTGTTAGTTGTTACTCtcctaataatatatacatattacATGCCATTCTGGTTTTACATGCTGAAAAGTATTTTTTTGATCCTTCTCTCTAGTGTTAAGCCTATCAAAGTGCAAAAAGGTCCTATATTCTTTATTAAATAATCTCAAGGTACAGTGTGCATTATGCAATAAGACTATAACATTCTCTGTTCAGATTTATCATTGTATTAGTATATATGATTTTCCCAGTTGTTAGAGAAGATTTTATTGTTGTAATCCTATGGACCAGTTCATTTTGCCCAGTTATGCTGGTGTATATCATTTTCCCTTTTTCCCAGTTATTAGAGAAGATTTTATTGTTGTAATCCTATGGACCAATTCATCTTGCCCAGTTTTGCTGGCTTTGTTAAATGGAAGGAAGAAAATCCTTGTGTTAGTAGTAGCCTATGCCATTGTCTGGTCTATTTGGCTGGAGTTGTattcttataattttaataagagaatTTTGGGAACAAACAAATCATGCTCATTTTAGAataatttctctctaagatttgTTCACTTGTTGAGAGATTCAAGAGCTTTGCTCTCTGGATATTTCCTTTTTTCCCCCGTAATTCACCTTTGTGAAGAGGATCTCTTGTTGTCCGAATTTTTTTACTCAATCTTTCTGATTCACATAtaaaattcttttattaaaaagaaGTGATACAAAAATTCTTCTGGGTTAAATCGACAGTTTGTTTGTTTGTACTCCCCTGGTATGGTGTATTTGTATTTTCTCTTAGTCATAACTCATTATCTCTCAAGGTTAGTATAACGAAAGGGGTAGATAAGTCTGTTTGTATTGCATTTATTTGGTATTTCATCAGCAGAATATAATTTTTACTGTTCATTTTCTTTTATCTAAAAAATTCTTACTGTTCAGTTAGCTATACCTTTTTCTGATTTCTGTAATACTGAAATTTGTACAGAA is a window encoding:
- the LOC112786559 gene encoding uncharacterized protein, with translation MAHQRNNEVIRLERESVIPILKPRLILTLANLIKHGSDRAEFLKLCKRIEYTIRAWYHLQFEDMMQLYALFDPVYGASKLEQQKLSNEEIDQLEQNFLKFLFQVMEKSNFKIATDEEIDVALSGQYLLNLPITVDESKLDKKLLRKYFERHPRDNLPDFSDKYVIFRRGIGIDRTIDFFIMEKVDMLIARFWAYLLRKTRLEKIFLKRFKRHHKNAQKNNDDTDTEDYQEDAYERIRLENMPLSFGNLLNKTKIQEPTFERIIVIYRQASSKSKIDRGIFVKHFRSIPMADLELVLPEKKNPGLTPMDWVKFIVSAVLGLVTVVSTLETSTTDWKVIGVVLSTLIGYCAKTYFTFQQNLVVYQNLITKSMYDKQLDSGKATLLHLCDDVIQQEVKEVIISFFILMEQGKASRECLDNWCEELIREEFGETCNFDVDDAIQKLEKLGIVTQDVIGRYICVGLKRANEIIGTTTEELVLKAKQGTINPNSNSNS